The following nucleotide sequence is from Nitratidesulfovibrio termitidis HI1.
CCCTGTGGCGCGAACCCAAGTTCTCGGTCACCGCGCAGCAGTACGAGGACTTCTACAAGTACCTCACCTTCGACAGCGGCGCTCCGCTGGAAACCATCCATGTGTCCGTGGACGCGCCGGTGCAGTTCACCGCGCTCATGTTCGTACCGCCGCACGGACAGGAGCTGTTCGGCATGGGCCGCGACCGCTGGGGGCTCGACCTGTACGTGCGCCGGGTGCTCATCCAGCGCGAGAACAAGGACCTGCTGCCGGAATACCTCAGCTTCGTGAAGGGCGTGGTGGACACGGAAGACCTGCCCCTGAACATCTCGCGCGAGACGCTGCAGGAGAACGTGGTCATCCGCAAGATCGGCCAGACGGTGACCAAGCAGGTGCTCGGCCATCTGGAAAAGCTGGCCGCGTCCGACGCGGACAAGTACGCGGAATTCTGGCGCAGCCACGGCAAGGTGTTCAAGCTGGGCCACACCGACTGGACCAACCGCGAAAAGTTCGCGGGCCTGCTGCGCTGCAACTCCTCGCACCATGACGACGCCAAGGGCCTGTCCTCGCTGGACGACTACATCGGGCGCGCGCGTGAAGGCCAGAAGGACATCTGGTACATCTCCGCGCCCAACCGCGAAGCCGCCCGGCTGAACCCGCACCTGGAAATCTTCCGCAAGAAGGGGCTGGAGGTGCTGTTCCTGTACGAGCCCATCGACGAATTCGTCATGGACGCGCTGGGCAGCTACAAGGACTTTGCCCTGAAGGCCGTGGAACACGCCGACGCCGCCACCCTGGACGCCTTCCCCACCGTGGAGGAACGCAAGGAGGCGGAACCGCTGGCCGAATCGGACGCCACCGCGTTCGACGCGCTGCTGGCCCGCATGAAGGACCTGCTGGGCGACAAGGTGACCGAGGTGCGCGTGTCGCACCGCCTGTCCGACAGCCCGGCCTGCCTGGTCAGCCCCGACGGCGCGGTGACCTCGTCCATGGAAAAACTGCTCAAGGTCATGCAGCGCGACGAATCCATCCCCAAAAAGGTGCTGGAAGTGAACCGCGACCACCCCATCCTGCGCAACCTGCTGCGCATCCACAAGGCAGACCCGGCAGACCCCATGGTGGAAAGCGCCACCCTGCAACTGTTCGAGGCCAGCCTGCTGCTGGAAGGCTACCTGGCCGACCCGCACGCGCTGGTGGGCCGCCTGTACGGCCTGCTGGAACAGGCAGGCGGCTGGTACACGGAAGTCAAGAAGCTGTAGGCAACGCGCGGCACCGTGCCGCACTGCTGCATGCGCATGTTCCGGGCGGACGGGCGAAAGCCTGTCCGCCCGTTGCGTTGTCGGCGTGCCCGTTCACCCAACAGCCCGCGGCTCCCACTTTTTTACAACTTTCCACCACTCCGGCGTGCAGCATTTGACAATATTCGCATAGCAGCACCCCTTTCCCGCTTTGACATCACCCCTGAAAATGTGAACGGTGCTCCCGTGGGCGGCACCCCGGACTTCAGGACGAACACACCGCGCCGCCCGCTCCGTACGCCCGCATCGCCGGGCGTACGTGGCGCAAGGGGCCGCAACCCGGCAGCCCCGCGCCAGCCACCGCGCCGGATCAGTGGGGAATCGCGCGCGGTCGCCGGACAAGGGTCACCATGCCCGTGTCCGGGACCTGTTTCACTGTGCAGCGTCAGGTATGACGGTAAGGGATCGAGGTGCGGTCATGACCCTCAAACGGCAATTGCTTCTGGGGTTTCTTTCGGTATTGGCGGCCAGCGGTTTCGGCATCGCGGCCACCCTGTGGTGGGTGGGCGCGGGCGGCATGCACGAGGTGGGACGCACCAGCGCCGCCGCCCTGCAGGAACGGGCCCAGGATCAGCTGGCCACCTTGCGCGGCGTGAAGTCGGCCCAGGTGGCCGACCTGATGGAACTGGTGGCCGACCAGCTTGCCGTGTACGCGGGTGACCGCACGGCCATCGACGCCAGCCTGGCCTTTGCCTACGACGTGGACCTGGTGCGCCACGAATCCGAGACACCCCCGGATGCGCTGGCCGCCCTGCGCCCGGCCCTGGCCGAGGCCATGGCCGGCCCCGCCTTTCTGGGCTGGAACGCCTTTGCCCGCCACGCCGCCGCCGCGCCCGGCTACGCCCCCCGCGCCGCAGCCGACTACGTGCCCACCGATCCCAACGCCCAACTGCTGTGGGAACATTACATCCGCCGCAATCCGGCGGCCCCCGGCGAACGACAGAAGCTGGACGAACCAGCCGACCTCATCTGCGGCTACGTGGACAACCACCTGAAATTTCACCCGGCCTTCCGCGACTTTGCCCAGCGGTTCGGCTATGCCGACGTGCTGCTGCTGGCCCCGGAAACCGGGCGGGTGCTCTATTCGGTGCGCAAGAACCTCGATTTTGCCCAGCGCGTCTCCGATGGCCCCTTCTCCAAATCCGGCCTTGCCGCCGTGTTCCGCACCGCCGACGCCGCAGGCAAGGCGGGCCGCGCGGGCGAGGTGGCCCACAGCGACTTTGCCCCCTACGAGCCTGCGGGCAACGCCCCGCGCGCCTTCGTCGCCACTCCGGTATTCGATGGCGGCAAGGGCGGCAAGTACGTGGCGGTGCTGGCCTTCAGCCTGCCTGCGGCAAAACTGAACAGCCTGATGCTGTCCGGCGGGCGGTTCGAAGCCTTCGGCCTTGGCAAGACCGGCGAAACCTATCTGGTGGGTCCGGACGGGCTGCTGCGCACCTCGCTGCGCACCTCGCCCGACGAACTGGACGTGCTGCGCGACAAGGTGAATACCGACGCCGTACGCGCCGCGCTGGAAGGCAATACCGGCCAGGCCCTGACCACCGACCCGCGCGGGCGCGCCGTGCTGGCTGCATGGCAGCCGGTGCAGGTGCTGGGTACCCGCTGGGCGCTGGTGGCCCAGATGGACTCTGCCGAGGCGCTTGCCGCCAGTGCCGAGGTGGAAAGCATGACCTCGGCCATCGGCTCCCGCATGGCCGGGGCCGCCGTCATCGCGCTGGGGGTGTTCCTGGCCGCCGCCTGCGCCGTGGCCTTCCGCATCGTGGCGCGCATCATGACCCCCATCGACCGCCTTGGAACCTATGCCGAGGCCGTGGCCGGGGGCGACTTCAACGCGGTCATCGACGGCAGCTTTCCTGCGGAACTGGACGCCCTGCGCGGTTCCATCCGCAACATGGTGGCCCGGCTGAAAGACCGCCTGGGCTTTGCACAGGGCATTCTGGACGCCATTTCGCGCACCTTCCCGTGCATGACGCTGGACAACGCGGGCCGCATCACCTTCGTGGGGCAAATCCTGCTGGATCTGGCGGGCAAGCCTGGCAAACCCGCCGACTACCACGGCCAGCGGGTGGGCGAATTCTTCTTTGGCGATGCCAGCCGCCGCACCCGTTCGGACGAGGCGCTGGAAACCCGCACCCGCGTGGAAGGCGAAATGACCGTGGCCGGCGACGGCGGTGAACACATCCTGCAGGTGAACGCCAACCCGGTGTTCGACCTGGACAACAACCAGACCGGGGCCTTCACCCTGTATTTCGACCTGACCACCATCCGGCGGCAGGAGGCGGACATTCGCGCCAAGAACGAGAAGATCGCCGCCGTTGCCGCCCAGGCCGTGGGCATTGCCCGCGAGGTGGCGGCATCTGCCGGGGTGCTGGCCACCCAGGTGGAGGAGGCGGCGGGCGGGGCGCGCATGCAGTCGGCCCGCGCCACCGAAACCGCCGCCGCCATGGACGAGATGAACGCCGCATCCACCGACGTGGCCCGCAACGCGGCGGAAGCAGCCGACAGCGCGTCCGAGGCGCGCACCCGCGCCGCCGAAGGGGCCGGGTCGGTGACGCGGCTGGTGGACGCCATCAGCGCCATCCGGACCCGCACCGAGGAACTGGAATCGTTCATGGGCGACCTTGGCCAGCGCACCGACGCGGTGGGCAGCGTGCTGGGCGTCATCAGCGACATTGCCGACCAGACCAACCTGCTGGCCCTGAACGCGGCCATCGAGGCGGCACGCGCCGGTGACGCCGGGCGCGGCTTTGCCGTGGTGGCCGACGAAGTACGCAAGCTGGCCGAAAAGACCATGCAGGCCACCCACGAGGTGGGCAACGCCATCCGGGCCATTCAGGACGGTGCGGCGCGGTCCATCGACGGCGCCCGGCAGGCGGGCGAGGCGGTGCGCGAATCGGTGGGGCTGGCCCGCGAATCGGGCGACACCCTGGACCGCATCGTGACCATCGTCACCGGCACCGCCGACCAGGTGGGTTCCATCGCCACCGCCGCCGAGCAGCAGTCCGCCGCCAGCGAACAGGTGGGCCGCGCCGTGGGCGAGGTGAATCAGGTGGCCGCCCGCACCGCCGAGGGCATGGAGCGGGCCGAGTCGGCCATTTCCGGCCTTGCCGCGCAGGCCGAGGAGTTGCAGCGGCTCATCTCCGCCCTGCGCGAGGGATAGCCGCCAAAGTGTCTTTTTGCCCGTTGGCGGCGTCAAACGCCACCTGCCATGGCTTTGCTGTCCTTATCCGTAAGACTCGCGCTGCGCGCTCGCCTAACGGCTAAGGCTCGGTCGAATACGAAAGAGCGCGCTGCGGTCCTCATCCGTAAGGCTCGCAGACTCGCCAAACGGCTGAGGCATACTCCCTTATGGCAGGCTCGTTTTCCTTGCCAACGGGCAAAAATCCTACTTTGGCGGACCCTCCTGCGCCTTGGCCTTTCGATAATATTCCGCACACAACAGCCCCCGCGAAGAGCTTCTTCGCGGGGGCTGTCTTTTCAGTACGTCATGAATCAGGCCGTTTCACCGGGCGTTGTCCCGCCCGATGCAGCAGAGCCGCCCGGCGTCTCACCTGCGCCGTCCATTGGTCCGGAACCATCGGCCAGCGTGGCTTCCAGCCCAGGCCCCTGCTCCTCTTCGCCCGTGTCCCAGGCCCGCCGTCGCGCCGCGAACAGTCCGGCCTTGGCCGCAATGTCCGCATGCGGGCCGAACACGTAGGTAACGTCGCCGGCCATCAGGCGCAGGGTGCCGTCCGGGTTGGGCAGCACGTCCTCGCCACGCTTCACCGCCACCAGGGTCAGCCCGTGCAGGCGGCGCAGGTCGGCCTGTTGCAGGGTCATGCCGTCCAGCATGCTGCCGGGCTCCACGGTCATGGCGCTCAGGTCGAAATCGGTGAAGTAGGTGGACAACGCAGCCAGCGGCTCGGTGCGGATGTCCACCTGGCGCAGCATGTCATAGCTTTCGGTGCGCACTTCCTCCACAAACCGTTCTATCTCGGCGCGGGGCACAAGATAGCGGCTCATGACCCGGGTGAAGATTTCCACCGAGGTCTCGAACTCCTCGGGAATCACGTCGTTGGCCCCAAGGTCGCGCAGCGCCGCAATTTCGCTGATGAACCGGGTGCGCACCACGATGTGCAGCGAAGGGTTCAGCTTGCGGGCCGTGTCGGTGATGCTGCGCACGGCTGCCGGGTCGGAAATGACGATGGCCAGCACCCGCGCAGCGCACGCTCCCGCGTGTTCCAGTACCGCGATGTGCGAGGCGTCGCCATAGGCGATGGGTTCACCCTTGGCCGCAAAGGTGCGCACCGTGTCCGGGTTCATCTCCAGGATGGTGTAGTCGATGCCAGCGGCCTTGGCCGCGCGGGCCAGGTGCCGCCCGCCGATGCCGAAGCCCACGATGACCAGGTGGTTGGTCAGGTCCATGCCGCAGTGCGCGCCGCCCGCCTCTTCCGCCGCCGCGTCCTCGCCGCGCCGGGCCAGACGCGCCCCGGCGGGCAGCAGGCGCACGGCTACGTCGGCCATGCGCGGGGCTCCGGCGATGAGGAACGGCGTCAGCGCCATGGTCATGATGCTGGCGGCCAGAAACAGCTGGTACTCGTTACGGTCGAACAACCCGTACGAAACCCCGGCCTTGGCCAGCACGAACGAGAATTCCCCCACCTGGCACAGGGCCAGGCCCACCATCAGCGCGGGGCGCAAGGGGTAGCCCAGCATCAGGGTAGCGCCGCCGCCCAGCAGGCACTTTACCGCCAGCACGGAAAGGGTCACCCCGATGACCAGCGGCAAATGGTCGATGACAAAGCCAAGGTCCAGCAACATGCCCACGGAGATGAAGAACAGGCTGGTGAACACGTCGCGGAAGGGCATGATGCCCTCCAGCGCGCTATGGCTGTACTCCGATTCGGCCATGATCAGCCCCGCCAGGAACGCGCCCAGCGACAGCGAAAGGCCCATGGACGAGGTAAGCAGCGCAATGGCCAGACAGAAGGCCAGGGTGGAAACCAGAAAGACTTCGCGGTTGCGGGTGCGCACGATGCGGTGCAGCAGCGCGGGCACCAGTTTGCGCGACAGCAGGAACACCAGCAAAATGATGCCTGCTCCCTTGGCCATGGTGAACAGCAGAGAAGGCCCGGCCTCGCCGCCCTTGCCCGCCAGAAACGGCACCAGCAGCATCATGGGCACGATGACCAGGTCCTGAAAGATCAGGATGGACAAGGAGATGCGCCCGTGCGGACTGTCCATCTGGGCACGTTCCTGCAACAGCTTGAGCACGATGGCCGTGGACGACAGCGCGGCCAGAAAGCCGATGAACGCCGCCGTGCCGTGCGGCAGGCCCAGCAGTTCCGCCCCGCCCGCAAAGGCCAGGATGGTCAGCGCCACCTGCGCCAGCCCACCCAGGAACACCGGCTTGCGCAACCGCATCAGTTCGCCCAGCGAAAGTTCCAGCCCGATGGTGAACAGCAGCAGCACCACGCCCACCTCGGCCATGATCTCGACCTCGTGCGCGGCCTTTACCAGTCCCAGGCCGTGCGGCCCGGCCACCACGCCGGTCAGCAGAAAGCCGACGATGGCGGGCACCTTCACATAGTGGCACAAAT
It contains:
- the htpG gene encoding molecular chaperone HtpG; its protein translation is MTAAAHETHEFRTEVQKLLHIITHSLYTNREIFLRELVSNASDALDKLRFFQSRGDAVTAPDLPLDITITVDKDARILRIVDTGVGMTRQELIDNLGTIARSGSERFMAEHGMGQGLNGSAKADAATGDADGETAPSSSAAPTDAASIIGRFGVGFYSVFMVADTVKVTSRSCQPGASAHIWESDGSGSFSVTEVEAANDADAPTRGTVIEAHIKEDAAEFLERHRLEAIVRTHSNFLPFPIMVEGERVNTTPALWREPKFSVTAQQYEDFYKYLTFDSGAPLETIHVSVDAPVQFTALMFVPPHGQELFGMGRDRWGLDLYVRRVLIQRENKDLLPEYLSFVKGVVDTEDLPLNISRETLQENVVIRKIGQTVTKQVLGHLEKLAASDADKYAEFWRSHGKVFKLGHTDWTNREKFAGLLRCNSSHHDDAKGLSSLDDYIGRAREGQKDIWYISAPNREAARLNPHLEIFRKKGLEVLFLYEPIDEFVMDALGSYKDFALKAVEHADAATLDAFPTVEERKEAEPLAESDATAFDALLARMKDLLGDKVTEVRVSHRLSDSPACLVSPDGAVTSSMEKLLKVMQRDESIPKKVLEVNRDHPILRNLLRIHKADPADPMVESATLQLFEASLLLEGYLADPHALVGRLYGLLEQAGGWYTEVKKL
- a CDS encoding methyl-accepting chemotaxis protein, producing MTVAGDGGEHILQVNANPVFDLDNNQTGAFTLYFDLTTIRRQEADIRAKNEKIAAVAAQAVGIAREVAASAGVLATQVEEAAGGARMQSARATETAAAMDEMNAASTDVARNAAEAADSASEARTRAAEGAGSVTRLVDAISAIRTRTEELESFMGDLGQRTDAVGSVLGVISDIADQTNLLALNAAIEAARAGDAGRGFAVVADEVRKLAEKTMQATHEVGNAIRAIQDGAARSIDGARQAGEAVRESVGLARESGDTLDRIVTIVTGTADQVGSIATAAEQQSAASEQVGRAVGEVNQVAARTAEGMERAESAISGLAAQAEELQRLISALREG
- a CDS encoding monovalent cation:proton antiporter family protein, which encodes MELPLLKEFVVIFSLSVAVIYLCHYVKVPAIVGFLLTGVVAGPHGLGLVKAAHEVEIMAEVGVVLLLFTIGLELSLGELMRLRKPVFLGGLAQVALTILAFAGGAELLGLPHGTAAFIGFLAALSSTAIVLKLLQERAQMDSPHGRISLSILIFQDLVIVPMMLLVPFLAGKGGEAGPSLLFTMAKGAGIILLVFLLSRKLVPALLHRIVRTRNREVFLVSTLAFCLAIALLTSSMGLSLSLGAFLAGLIMAESEYSHSALEGIMPFRDVFTSLFFISVGMLLDLGFVIDHLPLVIGVTLSVLAVKCLLGGGATLMLGYPLRPALMVGLALCQVGEFSFVLAKAGVSYGLFDRNEYQLFLAASIMTMALTPFLIAGAPRMADVAVRLLPAGARLARRGEDAAAEEAGGAHCGMDLTNHLVIVGFGIGGRHLARAAKAAGIDYTILEMNPDTVRTFAAKGEPIAYGDASHIAVLEHAGACAARVLAIVISDPAAVRSITDTARKLNPSLHIVVRTRFISEIAALRDLGANDVIPEEFETSVEIFTRVMSRYLVPRAEIERFVEEVRTESYDMLRQVDIRTEPLAALSTYFTDFDLSAMTVEPGSMLDGMTLQQADLRRLHGLTLVAVKRGEDVLPNPDGTLRLMAGDVTYVFGPHADIAAKAGLFAARRRAWDTGEEEQGPGLEATLADGSGPMDGAGETPGGSAASGGTTPGETA